The following proteins are co-located in the Naumovozyma dairenensis CBS 421 chromosome 9, complete genome genome:
- the NDAI0I02510 gene encoding uncharacterized protein: MSEDSSLELEDYNEDEERGNTSLLSSIQQHKPSVKDKLTSIPHYLRSSRVINGLRRYLQYFITRITGATKKEIIYRVCVTLLIISIITISTRKAGTSETMKKLTYNYYSKIYNQKNVDSIKDLNNIDVSQTLLYKPWADTPLTEDIFRQEYESNNLTAYAENLDFDKFKKQYSKTKGKNHKNDDNEKDLTKLNLNTEETYESLIDCGDLAYNITIENSKLKKALTDDLIQMRRDLIAKNDHISKLIKSNKDKDMSEEEIITKYWSKFGGAPLWLEKEQCYVVYSRVFYSPSGHKTASRISLIRAQAFDKNWNELKGKKIPFVDIKVPKNFQSELNKLDKEFGLNQCDHLKNDEKAYNFCILDNVKTKLKAKERREKVLSHYYITYPTVLDIEFDSSGMLSGPEDPHVILRKTANIEEPIIFFNMQDHKANNRPMYAYLPHRKTSPMLKFNLNGRKLNDVEKNWAPFFHQNVKDNSFSRGSIHFIYSFAPLEIMKCSLDDGECKMDFEAVTNGANEGQKFGNMRGATQYVPLPAILPKVKNKQVWVGFPKVHLGFCGCGGGFYRPMLSVLVESNGVYYQSAIVPSMDFNIEVLSWEEEGSNCDSGNILNPNSISFWEVTSQDLETKKFEDYMGIAVSESDVVTKVLTLKGVLNFVLGIYNDKPMNEEFDINEDSRSIIDKTTNCVVTGVLRECDRYGKEHDKNVKEQKKTDESKEKGKESQPKNS, translated from the coding sequence ATGTCAGAGGATTCAAGCCTTGAATTGGAAGATTATAACGAGGATGAAGAAAGAGGAAATACGTCGCTTCTTTCTTCCATCCAACAGCATAAACCTTCGGTTAAGGACAAGCTTACATCCATTCCACACTACCTGAGATCTTCCAGAGTTATCAATGGATTAAGAAGATATCTACAATATTTCATCACACGAATAACGGGTGCTACgaaaaaggaaatcatATACAGAGTATGTGTTACacttttaataatttcaataataacaatatcaaCTAGAAAAGCTGGTACTTCTGAAACAATGAAAAAGTTGacttataattattattccaaaatttATAATCAGAAAAATGTGGACTCCATTAAggatttgaataatatcgATGTCTCACAAACTTTACTCTATAAACCATGGGCTGATACACCTTTGACTGAAGATATATTCAGACAGGAATAcgaatcaaataatttaactGCCTATGCAGAGAATCTAGATTTCGATAAGTtcaaaaaacaatattcCAAGACGAAGGGGAAAAACcataaaaatgatgataatgaaaaagattTAACAAAACTGAATCTTAACACAGAAGAAACTTATGAGTCATTAATCGATTGTGGTGATCTAGCTTATAACATTACCATTGAAAAttctaaattgaaaaaggcTTTAACTGatgatttaattcaaatgaGACGCGACTTAATTGCGAAAAATGATCACATTTCTAAATTAATCAAGagtaataaagataaagatatGTCAGAGGAGGAAATTATAACAAAATATTGGTCTAAATTTGGTGGTGCTCCTTTGTGGCttgaaaaagaacaatGTTATGTCGTTTATTCAAGGGTGTTTTATAGTCCATCAGGTCATAAAACTGCCTCAAGAATTTCACTTATTAGAGCACAAGCATTTGATAAGAATTGGAACGAATTGAAAGGGAAGAAAATCCCATTCGTTGATATTAAAGTTCCTAAAAACTTCCAAAgtgaattaaataaattagataaagaaTTTGGCTTAAACCAATGtgatcatttgaaaaacgATGAAAAGGCTTATAACTTTTGTATATTAGATAACGTTAAGACAAAACTTAAAGctaaagaaagaagagagAAGGTATTATcccattattatattaccTATCCTACTGTCTTGGATATTGAGTTTGATTCCTCCGGTATGTTAAGTGGACCAGAAGATCCCCATGTTATCCTTAGGAAAACAGCTAATATTGAAGaaccaataatatttttcaatatgcAAGACCATAAAGCTAATAATAGACCTATGTATGCTTATTTACCACATAGGAAAACCAGTCCAATGTTAAAATTTAACCTAAATGGTAGGAAGCTAAATGAtgtagaaaaaaattgggcTCCATTCTTCCATCAAAATGTCAAagataattcattttctagGGGAAgtattcatttcatttattcatttgCCCCATTGGAAATTATGAAATGTTCATTAGATGATGGAGAATGTAAAATGGATTTTGAAGCTGTAACTAATGGTGCAAATGAAGGTCagaaatttggaaatatgAGAGGTGCAACTCAATATGTTCCCTTGCCTGCTATTCTACCTAAAGTAAAGAATAAACAAGTTTGGGTTGGGTTTCCTAAAGTTCATTTAGGATTTTGTGGTTGTGGTGGAGGTTTCTATAGGCCAATGTTAAGCGTCTTGGTAGAATCAAATGGTGTTTATTACCAATCTGCTATAGTCCCATCAATGGATTTCAATATCGAAGTTCTTTCTTGGGAAGAAGAGGGATCTAATTGTGACTCCGGTAACATCTTAAATCCGAACTCAATTTCCTTTTGGGAAGTTACAAGTCAAGACCTTGAAAcgaaaaaatttgaagattatATGGGAATAGCCGTTAGTGAATCGGATGTAGTGACTAAAGTTCTTACTTTGAAAGGTGTCTTGAATTTTGTGCTGGGCATATATAATGACAAACCAATGAATGAAGAATTCGATATAAATGAGGATTCCAGATCAATTATAGATAAAACAACGAATTGTGTAGTAACAGGGGTACTCAGAGAATGTGACCGATACGGTAAAGAGCACGATAAGAACGTAAaggaacaaaaaaaaactgACGAATCTAAAGAGAAAGGTAAGGAATCTCAACCAAAGAATAgctga
- the NDAI0I02500 gene encoding reverse transcriptase/ribonuclease H family protein (Ty-like retrotransposon), giving the protein MREEDQFKTAFVTPDGKYEYTVMPFGLVNAPSTFARYMSDLFRDLKYVCVYLDDILIFSRTKEEHWKHLDKVLYRLKKEELIVKKKKCLFAGDTVEFLGYIISPNKISPLVTKCQAIDQFPSPKTVKQVQRFIGMINYYKRFIPNCSTVTQPIQEFIQEKSKWLEKQNTAFKSLKNYLSDNPVLVTFKSDGRYRLTTDASKTGVGAVLKEVDKDNKLLGVVGYFSKSLHGAQQRYPAGELELLGIVEALNHFRYMLHGIHFIVRTDHISLLSVQKIKEPTRLVLRWLDELAEYDFELQYLAGPDNVVADALSRAEYTVSAISEGLQIDHTLWFDDYLHDPLTAAVLFYLNVITSDKVPPQFQNALKKYRKKLQLSRCRRANSPISK; this is encoded by the coding sequence ATGAGGGAGGAAGATCAATTCAAGACCGCTTTCGTTACACCTGATGgtaaatatgaatatacTGTCATGCCTTTTGGTCTAGTTAATGCTCCAAGTACCTTTGCAAGATATATGTCTGACCTGTTCCGTGATTTAAAGTATGTCTGTGTCTATttagatgatatattaattttttcaagaacTAAGGAAGAACATTGGAAACATTTAGACAAAGTTTTGTATAGgttaaagaaagaagaactaattgttaaaaagaaaaaatgtttaTTTGCTGGAGACACTGTTGAATTCCTAGGATATATTATATCGCCAAATAAAATCTCACCACTCGTCACTAAATGTCAAGCTATTGACCAATTCCCAAGCCCAAAGACAGTCAAGCAAGTTCAGAGGTTTATAGGTATgatcaattattataaacGTTTTATTCCAAATTGCTCTACAGTTACACAACCTATTCAAGAATTCATCCAAGAGAAGTCAAAGTGGttagaaaaacaaaataccGCTTTCAAAAGCCTCAAGAACTATTTAAGTGACAACCCAGTACTAGTCACATTCAAATCAGACGGTCGGTATAGGTTGACAACAGATGCTTCAAAAACTGGTGTTGGTGCTGTATTAAAAGAAGTTGATAAAGATAACAAGTTATTAGGTGTAGTGGGTTATTTCTCGAAATCATTACATGGTGCACAACAAAGGTATCCAGCTGGGGAATTAGAGTTATTAGGTATTGTAGAGGCCCTAAATCATTTCAGGTACATGCTACATGGTATACATTTTATTGTACGAACTGACCATATTAGTTTGTTATCGGTacaaaaaatcaaagaacCTACTCGACTTGTTTTACGTTGGTTAGACGAACTTGCTGAATATGACTTTGAATTACAATACCTTGCCGGTCCTGACAATGTTGTTGCAGACGCTCTATCGCGTGCTGAATATACGGTATCTGCTATTTCAGAAGGCTTACAAATCGACCATACGTTATGGTTTGATGATTACTTACATGACCCACTTACTGCTGCTGTTTTATTCTACTTAAATGTTATTACATCAGATAAGGTCCCACCACAATTCCAAAATGcgttaaagaaatatagaaaaaaattacaattatcACGATGTAGAAGGGCAAATTcaccaatttcaaaataa